The proteins below are encoded in one region of Hordeum vulgare subsp. vulgare chromosome 3H, MorexV3_pseudomolecules_assembly, whole genome shotgun sequence:
- the LOC123440026 gene encoding uncharacterized protein LOC123440026: MLDAMAFLLSSIARRLRLRRRNKRITSSSGIPRPPFFSCGGGGGDTLSPFVKPKTTRKLKGPSSKRFAEHGQDGRTVDDDDAGEPCLWRRTILLGQRCQPLDFSGAIHYDNDGRRLWHARTPPRTPLLSPDRSFEFGYIVDRA; the protein is encoded by the coding sequence ATGTTGGATGCCATGGCCTTCCTGCTCTCCTCCATCGCTCGCCGGCTGAGGCTCCGCCGCCGGAACAAGAGGATCACGTCCTCTTCGGGCATTCCCCGCCCACCCTTCTTctcctgcggcggcggcggcggcgacaccCTCAGCCCATTCGTGAAGCCGAAGACGACGAGGAAGCTCAAGGGGCCGTCGAGCAAAAGATTCGCGGAGCATGGTCAGGACGGCCGCACGgtggacgacgacgacgccggcgAGCCGTGCCTGTGGCGGCGAACGATACTGCTCGGCCAGAGGTGCCAGCCTCTGGACTTCAGCGGGGCCATACACTACGACAACGATGGTCGGCGGCTCTGGCATGCAAGGACGCCACCGCGGACTCCGCTACTGAGCCCCGACCGTTCTTTCGAATTCGGGTACATTGTTGATAGGGCATGA